In one window of Scytonema millei VB511283 DNA:
- a CDS encoding sugar phosphate nucleotidyltransferase, whose product MKAMILAAGKGTRVRPITYTIPKPLIPILQKPVMEFLLELLRQHGFDQIMVNVSHLANEIENYFRDGQRFGVQLAYSFEGKIVDGVLVGEAVGSAGGMRRIQDFAPFFDDTFVVLCGDALIDLDLTAAVKWHREKGSIATVIMKSVPREEVPSYGIVVTDEDGRVRTFQEKPKVEEALSTNISTGIYIFEPEIFNYIPSGENFDIGSQLFPKLVEKNAPFYGLVMDFEWVDIGKVPDYWQAIRGVLQGEIKNVQIPGHEVRPGIYTGLSVAVNWDKVDITGPVYIGGMTRIEDGAKIVGPTMIGPNCYICGGATVDNSVIFEYSRLGPGVRLVDKLVYGRYCVDKTGAMIDVQAAALDWLITDTRVETPSQPAIERKAIAELLGIEAS is encoded by the coding sequence ATGAAAGCCATGATTCTGGCAGCGGGTAAGGGTACGAGAGTCCGCCCCATTACCTACACCATCCCCAAACCGCTCATTCCCATCCTGCAAAAGCCAGTGATGGAGTTTCTCCTTGAACTATTGCGCCAACACGGTTTTGACCAAATCATGGTCAACGTCAGCCACCTAGCTAACGAAATCGAAAACTACTTCCGCGACGGACAGCGCTTTGGCGTACAGCTTGCCTATTCCTTTGAAGGAAAAATTGTCGATGGCGTTCTCGTCGGCGAAGCGGTAGGCTCTGCGGGAGGAATGCGGCGAATTCAGGACTTCGCGCCGTTTTTTGACGATACATTTGTTGTACTGTGCGGCGACGCGCTAATTGACTTAGACTTAACGGCAGCAGTGAAATGGCATAGAGAGAAAGGCTCTATTGCTACAGTCATCATGAAATCCGTTCCCCGCGAAGAAGTCCCTAGCTACGGGATCGTGGTGACAGACGAAGACGGACGAGTCAGAACCTTCCAAGAAAAGCCAAAAGTTGAAGAAGCTCTGAGTACCAACATTAGTACGGGAATTTATATATTTGAGCCAGAAATATTTAATTACATTCCATCTGGAGAAAATTTTGATATTGGTAGTCAACTATTTCCCAAACTTGTAGAAAAAAATGCACCTTTTTATGGCTTGGTGATGGATTTTGAATGGGTGGATATCGGTAAGGTTCCCGATTACTGGCAAGCCATTCGCGGCGTACTCCAAGGTGAAATTAAAAACGTCCAAATTCCAGGACATGAAGTTCGTCCTGGGATTTACACTGGTCTGAGCGTTGCTGTGAACTGGGACAAAGTAGATATTACTGGTCCCGTATATATCGGTGGAATGACGCGGATTGAAGATGGCGCGAAAATAGTTGGTCCTACCATGATCGGTCCCAACTGCTATATCTGTGGCGGCGCTACAGTTGACAACAGCGTCATTTTCGAGTACTCACGTTTAGGTCCGGGAGTCCGCCTCGTAGATAAGCTTGTCTACGGACGCTATTGCGTCGATAAAACGGGAGCCATGATCGATGTCCAAGCTGCTGCCTTAGACTGGTTGATTACGGATACCCGCGTCGAAACGCCATCCCAGCCTGCAATTGAAAGAAAGGCGATCGCTGAATTACTGGGGATTGAAGCTAGTTAA
- a CDS encoding YcjF family protein, whose protein sequence is MKRLRPIAIIAGIAIALGLVLWLVSSVAQIAEVCRYSPLLCNFLIALIIGLMLALIAAIVYYILVIQRGERRSQRRKQQRQAQQTQIPPQKTEAAAENLSAVRQQVAQIQDEVTRQALIERSQDIEANLARGNLQVVVFGTGSAGKTSLVNAIFGRIVGQIAAPMGTTTVGQTYTLRLKGLERKILITDTPGIQEAGVAGTEREQVARQLATEANLLLFVVDNDLRQSEYVPLRALISIGKRSLLVLNKTDLYADEDKEQILARLRERVKDLIAANDVVAIAANPQPVTLPEGEIFQPDIEVTPLLRRMAAILRQEGEELIADNILLQSHRLGEEARQLIDTQQRQQAEKVVERYQWIVAGVVLVTPIPVADLLATAAVNAQMVVEIGSVYGCELNIERGKELALSLGKILASLGIVKGAFQLLSAALQLTVPTFLIGRAIQAVTAAYLTRIAGRSFIEYFRRDRDWGDGGIAEVVQQQFQLSRRDEFIREFVQQALARVIQPLTSRQTTENEQEWR, encoded by the coding sequence ATGAAAAGACTGCGCCCGATCGCCATTATTGCAGGCATTGCTATTGCCTTGGGGTTAGTTCTGTGGTTGGTGAGTTCCGTAGCACAGATTGCCGAGGTATGCAGGTATTCGCCGCTACTGTGCAATTTCCTCATTGCCTTAATTATTGGGTTGATGTTGGCATTGATTGCGGCAATTGTCTACTACATACTCGTGATTCAACGGGGAGAAAGGCGATCGCAACGGAGAAAACAGCAAAGACAGGCGCAACAAACACAGATCCCACCGCAAAAGACGGAAGCTGCGGCGGAAAATCTCTCAGCGGTAAGACAGCAAGTTGCCCAAATTCAAGATGAGGTGACGCGACAGGCGTTAATCGAGCGATCGCAGGACATTGAAGCGAATCTAGCACGGGGAAATCTTCAAGTTGTCGTCTTCGGTACGGGTTCGGCTGGTAAAACTTCGCTGGTAAATGCCATTTTCGGGCGCATTGTCGGGCAAATTGCCGCACCGATGGGAACGACGACGGTAGGACAAACCTATACTTTGCGCTTAAAAGGTTTAGAACGCAAAATTTTGATTACCGATACTCCAGGGATTCAAGAGGCGGGCGTGGCGGGAACGGAACGAGAACAGGTAGCCCGTCAGTTAGCAACTGAGGCAAATTTACTGTTATTTGTGGTTGATAACGATTTGCGACAATCGGAATACGTACCTTTACGGGCGTTGATTTCAATTGGTAAGCGATCGCTATTAGTTCTGAATAAAACAGATTTGTATGCCGATGAGGATAAAGAACAAATCCTTGCCCGGTTGCGCGAACGGGTTAAAGATTTAATTGCAGCAAATGATGTTGTGGCGATCGCGGCTAACCCTCAACCCGTGACATTGCCAGAAGGGGAAATCTTTCAGCCAGATATCGAAGTCACTCCCTTATTACGTCGCATGGCGGCGATTTTGCGGCAGGAGGGAGAAGAATTAATTGCCGATAATATTCTCCTACAATCTCATCGTCTGGGGGAAGAAGCGCGTCAGCTGATCGATACCCAACAGCGACAGCAAGCCGAGAAAGTTGTCGAAAGATATCAATGGATCGTGGCGGGTGTGGTGTTGGTCACGCCGATACCAGTAGCCGATTTACTCGCAACTGCGGCTGTTAACGCCCAAATGGTGGTAGAAATTGGCAGCGTTTACGGATGTGAGTTAAATATCGAGCGAGGAAAGGAACTTGCTTTATCTTTGGGTAAAATTTTGGCAAGTTTGGGTATTGTGAAAGGGGCATTTCAGTTACTCAGTGCTGCTTTGCAACTCACCGTACCGACTTTTCTGATTGGCAGGGCAATTCAAGCCGTGACTGCGGCTTATTTAACTCGGATTGCTGGCAGAAGTTTCATTGAATATTTCCGCCGCGATCGCGATTGGGGTGATGGCGGAATTGCGGAAGTCGTACAGCAACAGTTTCAATTAAGTCGCCGCGATGAATTTATTCGCGAGTTCGTTCAGCAGGCGCTCGCGCGGGTGATTCAACCTTTAACCAGTCGTCAAACTACAGAAAATGAGCAGGAGTGGCGATGA
- the isiD gene encoding protein IsiD, translating to MKTSSISRQDIAAMSATDVSELATRLEQDNYTHVFDGLQDWHLLRAIAFQRPELVEPYIHLLDLEPYDES from the coding sequence ATGAAGACTTCAAGTATTTCTCGGCAGGATATTGCTGCTATGTCAGCAACAGACGTGTCGGAACTGGCAACTCGTTTAGAACAAGACAACTACACGCATGTTTTTGACGGCTTGCAAGATTGGCACTTACTCAGGGCGATCGCTTTTCAACGTCCAGAATTAGTGGAACCATATATTCATCTTCTCGATTTGGAACCATACGATGAATCGTGA
- the fldA gene encoding flavodoxin FldA — protein sequence MAKVGIFYGSTTGKTEMVVESLQKEFGQDVVDLHNIADVDESDFEEYTNLIVACPTWNIGELQSDWDGFFPDLDSIDFSGKKVAYFGTGDQVGYADNFQDAMGILEEKIAELGGTTVGYWSTDGYDFNESKAVKNGKFVGLAIDEDNQSDLTDERVKAWVAQLKKEFGI from the coding sequence ATGGCAAAAGTTGGTATTTTTTATGGTTCCACAACCGGAAAAACTGAAATGGTTGTCGAATCACTTCAAAAAGAATTTGGTCAAGATGTAGTAGATTTGCATAATATCGCTGACGTGGATGAAAGCGATTTTGAGGAGTATACTAATTTGATTGTTGCTTGCCCTACTTGGAACATTGGCGAGCTTCAAAGCGATTGGGATGGTTTTTTCCCCGATCTAGACAGTATTGATTTCAGTGGTAAGAAGGTAGCTTATTTTGGTACTGGCGATCAGGTTGGTTATGCCGATAACTTTCAAGATGCAATGGGTATTCTAGAAGAAAAAATTGCGGAGTTAGGTGGTACAACTGTTGGATATTGGTCCACAGATGGTTACGACTTTAATGAATCTAAAGCTGTAAAGAACGGAAAGTTTGTTGGTTTGGCGATCGACGAAGATAATCAATCTGATTTAACTGACGAACGAGTCAAAGCTTGGGTAGCACAACTCAAGAAAGAGTTTGGCATTTAG
- a CDS encoding chlorophyll a/b binding light-harvesting protein, whose product MTAVISDSPYRNQIPEVGWWAGNFRLTNLSGKLLGAHIAHSALILLWAGGMTLFELSRYNPSLPMYEQGLILLPHLATLGFGVGAGGQVTSTYPYFVISVLHLIPSVILAAGGIYHSLLGPEVLEDNPTLAGFFGYDWKDTGKMTTILGIHLMLLGLGALLLVAKAMFWGGLFDPWVAGGGDVRVINHPTLNPVRIFGYLFGAWGSEGMAAVNNLEDIVGGHIWVGLMLIGGGIFHILTQPFAWARRVLIYSGEAYLAYSIGAVAYMGFFAAYFASVNNTAYPEVFYGPIRTLESSPGIVSSRGWLVTFHFVLAVIFLLGHIWHALRSRAIAAGFDLKKGDLIQPPLSNPQTGDRFSSVDAADLTLNFLKYLPIYRPGITPLSRGLEIGMAHGYWLVGPFTILSSLGSLNDSRASNLLGLLAAGSLIAILTIGFSIYGSTSQEKTLVTVPRPNFAITVPNVPESLQTVDNWSQFSTGFFIGGIGGAIFAYLLLDNLILFQMIPAIGG is encoded by the coding sequence ATGACAGCAGTAATTTCTGATAGTCCATACAGAAACCAAATCCCTGAAGTTGGCTGGTGGGCTGGTAACTTTCGTCTCACCAATCTATCGGGCAAATTGTTGGGCGCTCATATTGCCCACTCTGCATTAATCCTGTTGTGGGCTGGCGGAATGACTTTGTTCGAGTTGTCTCGTTACAACCCAAGTTTACCAATGTACGAACAAGGGTTAATCCTGCTCCCTCATTTAGCAACTCTCGGTTTTGGTGTTGGTGCTGGCGGGCAAGTTACTAGTACCTATCCCTACTTCGTCATCAGCGTTTTGCATCTGATCCCTTCAGTAATTCTGGCAGCAGGTGGTATTTATCACTCTTTACTGGGACCCGAGGTATTAGAAGATAATCCCACCTTGGCTGGCTTTTTCGGTTATGACTGGAAAGATACAGGTAAGATGACGACAATCTTAGGCATCCACCTGATGCTTTTAGGTTTGGGTGCTTTGCTTCTCGTCGCCAAGGCAATGTTTTGGGGTGGATTATTTGACCCTTGGGTAGCTGGCGGCGGAGATGTGAGGGTTATTAATCATCCGACGCTGAACCCCGTCCGCATTTTTGGCTACTTGTTCGGTGCTTGGGGTTCGGAAGGAATGGCGGCTGTTAATAATTTGGAAGATATTGTTGGCGGTCACATCTGGGTTGGTTTGATGTTAATTGGTGGTGGTATTTTCCACATCTTGACTCAGCCGTTTGCCTGGGCGCGTCGAGTTTTAATTTATTCGGGTGAAGCGTATCTTGCCTATAGTATTGGCGCTGTAGCCTATATGGGCTTTTTTGCGGCGTACTTTGCCTCAGTGAACAATACCGCATACCCTGAAGTGTTTTACGGTCCAATTCGCACTTTGGAAAGTTCTCCTGGGATTGTTTCTAGCCGTGGTTGGTTGGTAACTTTCCATTTCGTCCTAGCTGTCATATTCCTCCTGGGTCACATTTGGCACGCCCTCCGTTCCCGAGCGATCGCCGCTGGATTCGATTTGAAAAAAGGCGACTTGATCCAGCCACCGTTATCAAATCCTCAAACAGGCGATCGCTTCTCGTCAGTTGATGCTGCCGATCTGACGCTGAACTTTCTGAAATACTTACCAATTTATCGTCCTGGTATAACACCTCTCTCACGGGGGCTAGAAATTGGGATGGCTCACGGTTATTGGTTGGTTGGTCCTTTTACAATATTAAGTTCGCTAGGTTCCTTAAACGACAGTCGTGCCAGTAATTTACTCGGTCTACTCGCCGCAGGCAGTTTGATTGCCATCCTGACGATTGGGTTCTCAATTTACGGTAGTACCTCACAGGAAAAAACCTTAGTTACAGTTCCGCGACCGAATTTTGCAATCACAGTACCAAACGTTCCAGAGTCTTTACAAACCGTAGATAACTGGAGTCAATTTTCGACTGGATTCTTTATTGGTGGAATTGGCGGAGCAATCTTTGCTTATTTGCTCTTAGATAATCTGATTTTATTTCAGATGATTCCCGCGATCGGGGGTTAG
- a CDS encoding chlorophyll a/b binding light-harvesting protein translates to MTTVATSPLSVEQNATEVPWWAGNFRLTNLSGKLLGAHVAHAGLIVFWAGAMTLFELAHFNPAKPMYEQGLILLPHLAAEGWGVGAGGEVTSTFPYFAIGSIHLISSAFLGYGGIFHALREPDTLEGRFRFFGYDWADIGKMTTILGIHLVLLGIGAFLLVAKAMYFGGLYDPAVENVRVVTNPTLNPARIYGYLFGAVGNFWIAGVDNLEDVVGGHIWVGGMLILGGLFHIATKPFQWTHPLFVWSGEAYLSYSLGALALMGFIATLFVSVNTTVYPEVFYGPALTIRQNLVPYFSSPDPEFVTSRTWLANTHFWLAFFFLQGHIWHALRSRGLDFRKGRVSEAAILPKPIA, encoded by the coding sequence GTGACAACTGTTGCTACAAGTCCGTTATCGGTGGAGCAAAACGCTACCGAAGTTCCCTGGTGGGCGGGTAACTTTCGCCTGACCAACTTATCAGGAAAACTCCTGGGCGCTCACGTAGCCCATGCAGGGCTAATTGTGTTCTGGGCGGGAGCAATGACTTTATTTGAGCTGGCTCACTTTAATCCAGCCAAGCCCATGTACGAGCAGGGCTTAATTCTACTACCTCACCTAGCGGCTGAGGGTTGGGGCGTGGGTGCTGGCGGCGAGGTGACAAGCACATTCCCCTATTTTGCGATCGGCTCGATCCATCTAATCTCATCTGCATTTTTGGGTTATGGTGGGATTTTTCATGCCCTGCGGGAACCAGATACTCTGGAAGGTCGGTTTCGTTTCTTTGGCTACGATTGGGCAGATATAGGCAAAATGACCACAATTCTTGGCATTCACCTGGTATTGCTGGGGATAGGTGCGTTCTTATTGGTCGCCAAAGCAATGTACTTCGGTGGTTTGTACGACCCAGCAGTGGAAAATGTGCGCGTCGTTACCAACCCTACACTCAATCCAGCCAGAATTTACGGTTATCTATTTGGTGCAGTAGGCAATTTCTGGATTGCTGGCGTTGACAACCTAGAAGATGTTGTTGGCGGTCACATTTGGGTTGGTGGAATGTTGATTTTGGGCGGGTTGTTCCATATTGCAACCAAACCGTTTCAATGGACGCATCCGCTATTTGTTTGGTCGGGAGAAGCTTACCTTTCTTACAGTTTGGGTGCTTTAGCGCTCATGGGCTTTATCGCGACCCTCTTCGTCTCGGTCAACACCACCGTTTATCCTGAAGTATTTTACGGTCCTGCACTCACGATTCGGCAGAATCTCGTACCTTACTTTTCATCGCCCGATCCTGAGTTCGTGACTTCTCGGACTTGGTTAGCCAACACTCACTTCTGGTTAGCTTTCTTTTTTCTCCAAGGGCATATCTGGCACGCGCTGCGATCGCGCGGGCTGGATTTTCGTAAAGGGAGAGTGAGCGAGGCAGCAATCCTTCCCAAACCGATCGCCTGA
- a CDS encoding segregation/condensation protein A, with translation MNAAEIFEGIALLIELAQRGEIDPWDVRVIEAIDRYLNALLAAQEITPGSYESNLSQSGQAFLLASLLVLFKANTLTGLDSPPDELELDTEELLLVGEGEFGTRLRLPLEQQLHRRPVAVPPQKRPVTLQDLIEHLQLIATQLQSEGNLTAKTSRSRRSVSQSRADARKPLELAHQENLTQVARELEEFLSRYSSQFFTLEQNWLNLEQLVDLWTQTKQVATSIVATMSHSELPSDRGCPSSQKHEKVSVFWALLLLSAQSKVELSQEEFYQDIKIRTLSDPVQLAIGDTDSKTTVCSV, from the coding sequence ATGAATGCTGCTGAAATTTTTGAAGGAATTGCGCTGTTAATTGAGCTGGCACAGAGAGGAGAAATCGATCCTTGGGATGTCAGAGTCATTGAAGCGATCGATCGCTACTTGAATGCGCTGCTAGCAGCCCAAGAAATAACACCAGGCTCATACGAATCAAATTTATCTCAATCGGGACAGGCTTTTTTACTGGCATCGCTGCTAGTCTTATTTAAAGCCAACACCCTCACTGGACTAGATTCTCCCCCTGACGAGTTAGAACTGGATACAGAAGAGTTATTGCTGGTAGGGGAAGGGGAATTTGGTACGCGGTTGCGTTTACCTCTAGAACAGCAATTACATCGTCGTCCGGTTGCCGTACCTCCCCAAAAACGCCCTGTAACCCTCCAAGATTTGATCGAGCATTTGCAGTTAATTGCGACTCAGTTGCAGTCTGAAGGCAATCTGACAGCCAAAACTAGCCGCAGCCGCCGTTCTGTATCTCAGTCACGCGCAGATGCTCGCAAGCCCTTAGAACTGGCTCACCAGGAAAATCTGACTCAAGTAGCGCGAGAACTCGAAGAGTTTTTATCTCGCTACTCGTCACAATTTTTTACTTTAGAACAAAATTGGCTAAATTTAGAACAGTTAGTAGATTTATGGACGCAAACGAAACAAGTCGCCACATCTATCGTAGCTACTATGTCTCATAGCGAATTGCCGAGCGATCGCGGTTGCCCTTCATCGCAAAAACACGAAAAAGTCAGCGTCTTCTGGGCGTTGCTGCTACTCTCAGCCCAATCTAAAGTGGAATTGTCGCAAGAAGAGTTTTATCAAGATATTAAAATTCGGACTTTGAGCGATCCCGTACAATTGGCGATCGGCGATACTGACTCCAAAACCACTGTATGTTCTGTTTAA
- a CDS encoding phosphoribosyltransferase — protein sequence MSTAILFRDRVAAGEQLAPEIHRLLDKIAAVSNVAPYPIVYALPRGGLPVAVPVARRLRCPIDIVVAKKIGHPQNQELAIGAVTADGNVLWAGQTSIALQNSPTGKIALEAALSKAKLQMAVLNSGRPQQSAIAQQTRDTIAILVDDGVATGMTMAVAAQTLRSQNHIAVWLCTPVAPQTLLPWLEQWGDRIVVLHTPKSFLSVSRFYEEFPQVETRIALACLQQQKLWLGR from the coding sequence ATGTCAACTGCTATATTGTTTCGCGATCGCGTTGCTGCTGGAGAACAACTAGCACCGGAAATTCATCGTCTTCTGGACAAAATTGCGGCTGTTTCTAACGTTGCCCCTTATCCGATTGTTTATGCTTTACCACGAGGGGGATTGCCCGTAGCAGTGCCAGTAGCGCGGCGGCTGCGTTGTCCGATAGATATTGTTGTGGCAAAGAAGATCGGTCATCCCCAAAATCAAGAACTAGCGATTGGAGCAGTTACAGCAGATGGTAACGTCTTGTGGGCAGGACAAACATCAATCGCGCTGCAAAATTCACCAACGGGAAAAATAGCGTTGGAAGCAGCCTTGAGCAAGGCAAAATTGCAGATGGCAGTCCTCAATTCCGGTCGTCCACAACAAAGCGCGATCGCCCAACAAACGCGAGATACGATTGCAATCTTAGTCGATGATGGCGTTGCCACTGGAATGACCATGGCAGTAGCCGCCCAAACGCTGCGATCGCAAAATCACATCGCAGTTTGGCTCTGCACTCCCGTCGCACCTCAAACCTTACTACCTTGGCTAGAGCAATGGGGCGATCGGATCGTCGTCTTGCACACGCCCAAATCTTTTCTGAGTGTCAGTCGCTTTTACGAAGAATTTCCTCAAGTAGAAACAAGAATCGCCCTTGCTTGTCTGCAACAACAGAAGTTGTGGTTAGGGCGTTAG
- the coaBC gene encoding bifunctional phosphopantothenoylcysteine decarboxylase/phosphopantothenate--cysteine ligase CoaBC, with protein sequence MNLKSPRRVLVGIGGGIAAYKVCEVISTLVKSGAEAKVILTDSAQQFITPLTVSTLSRHPAYTDADFWQPTHQRPLHIDLGEWAEIMLIAPLTANTLAKLAYGMADNLLTNTVLASTCPVLLAPAMNTEMWQQVAVQRNWQQLLTDNRFYGMSTGYGLLACDRVGAGRMAEPAEIVTHIQSLLCTSGKRDLLGKQVLISAGGTREYLDPVRFIGNPATGKMGIALAQAAVNRGADVTLVHGIVNAEIPSGVRSLPVVSAAEMEKAMLECFPTADITVMAAAVADVKPANYSSEKLPKRSLPESLPLAPVTDILAQLGHCKQPQQILIGFAAQMGDIVTPALEKLHRKKLDAIVANPIDLPDSGFGSDNNQAIFLNKAGDRIAIAPGTKLEMAHRIFNLVVSY encoded by the coding sequence ATGAATCTAAAATCGCCCAGGCGGGTGTTAGTTGGAATTGGCGGGGGGATTGCGGCTTATAAGGTTTGCGAAGTTATTTCTACCCTGGTTAAATCTGGGGCGGAAGCAAAGGTTATCTTAACCGATTCTGCTCAACAATTTATCACTCCACTGACGGTATCAACTTTGTCTCGCCATCCAGCTTATACTGATGCGGACTTTTGGCAACCTACCCATCAGCGTCCCTTACACATTGATTTAGGGGAGTGGGCGGAAATTATGCTAATTGCACCCCTGACAGCAAATACGCTGGCAAAATTAGCATATGGCATGGCTGACAACTTGTTAACAAATACGGTATTGGCTTCTACCTGCCCCGTATTACTAGCCCCAGCCATGAATACGGAGATGTGGCAACAAGTCGCAGTACAGCGTAACTGGCAGCAATTATTGACAGACAACCGATTTTATGGGATGTCTACAGGATATGGGTTACTAGCCTGCGATCGCGTTGGTGCGGGGCGGATGGCGGAACCAGCAGAAATTGTGACTCATATTCAGTCTTTGTTATGTACGTCTGGCAAGCGAGACTTGTTAGGAAAACAAGTTTTAATTAGCGCGGGTGGAACGCGAGAATATCTCGATCCGGTACGGTTTATCGGTAATCCCGCCACGGGCAAAATGGGAATAGCTTTGGCACAAGCAGCTGTCAATCGGGGTGCAGATGTAACTCTAGTACATGGTATTGTCAACGCAGAAATACCGTCAGGAGTGCGATCGCTACCTGTTGTCAGTGCGGCAGAAATGGAGAAGGCAATGTTAGAGTGCTTTCCTACTGCTGATATTACAGTGATGGCGGCGGCTGTAGCAGATGTGAAACCTGCAAACTACAGCAGCGAAAAGTTACCCAAGCGATCGCTACCCGAAAGTTTGCCCCTCGCACCCGTGACTGATATTCTCGCCCAGTTAGGACATTGCAAGCAGCCCCAACAAATTTTAATTGGCTTTGCTGCCCAAATGGGAGATATAGTCACTCCAGCCTTAGAAAAATTACACCGCAAAAAATTAGATGCGATCGTTGCCAATCCGATCGATCTACCCGATAGTGGCTTTGGCAGCGACAACAATCAAGCGATTTTTTTAAACAAAGCAGGCGATCGAATTGCGATCGCACCTGGGACTAAGTTAGAAATGGCACATCGGATTTTCAATCTGGTTGTTAGTTATTAG
- a CDS encoding alpha/beta fold hydrolase, with the protein MSFPHYLWLNTSSSLRCFEQPLLNYLSKRVSIARWEYLQTQDEASSLDIAIGLLHDYLQNTPHPVHLIGHSTSGLLGFLYARQYPENLASLTLLGVGADVALDWQVHYYTHLQALNRKKVLSTMAYNLFGCYDDRTIEGLVKILEKDLDSSLSPHSLWQRANFPHNGVSVPLMVCGSLDDPIVEATELHKWQPLLKASDRFHLHPDGGHFFHFFQSQQAGKHILSFWQSLCLLNQMQVIVNKG; encoded by the coding sequence ATGTCATTTCCCCATTATTTGTGGTTAAACACTAGTTCGAGTTTGCGTTGTTTTGAACAGCCTTTGTTAAATTATTTATCTAAACGAGTTTCAATTGCTCGTTGGGAATATTTGCAGACTCAGGATGAAGCTAGTTCGCTCGATATTGCCATAGGATTGTTACACGACTATCTACAAAATACACCCCATCCCGTTCACTTAATTGGACATAGCACGAGTGGCTTATTAGGATTCTTGTACGCACGCCAATATCCTGAAAATCTTGCTTCTTTAACTCTTCTAGGTGTAGGTGCAGATGTTGCCCTTGATTGGCAAGTTCACTATTACACTCACTTACAAGCTCTGAATCGGAAAAAAGTTTTATCTACAATGGCTTATAATTTATTTGGTTGTTATGACGATCGCACAATTGAGGGATTGGTAAAGATTTTAGAAAAAGATCTCGATAGTTCGCTTTCACCCCATTCTCTTTGGCAAAGAGCTAATTTCCCTCATAATGGCGTGTCAGTACCATTAATGGTTTGTGGAAGCCTAGACGATCCAATTGTAGAAGCTACCGAACTCCATAAATGGCAACCTTTGTTAAAAGCAAGCGATCGCTTCCACCTTCATCCTGACGGCGGACACTTTTTTCACTTCTTTCAATCGCAACAAGCAGGAAAACATATTCTTAGCTTCTGGCAATCTTTATGTCTGTTAAATCAAATGCAGGTAATAGTCAATAAGGGTTAA
- a CDS encoding alpha/beta hydrolase codes for MNGGSKALSLEAIAVAPTTGTKPAGLVVVLHGWGANAKDLASLVPLLNLNKYQFLFPNAPFPHPYTSVGRMWYDLSSQEYQGIHESRQILKDWLLSLEASTGVPLSRTILSGFSQGAAMTLDVGLGLPLAGLIALSGYMHPLSQQLDEVPPVLIVHGRQDTVVPLKAAQYARDNLIALGAAVQYQEFDMGHEIRPEVLPLIQQFVRARSEE; via the coding sequence CTGAACGGTGGGAGTAAAGCTTTGAGTTTAGAAGCGATCGCGGTTGCGCCAACAACGGGGACGAAACCAGCAGGATTGGTTGTAGTACTGCACGGCTGGGGGGCAAATGCTAAAGATTTAGCCTCTCTCGTACCTTTATTAAACCTAAACAAATATCAATTTTTATTTCCCAACGCTCCTTTTCCCCATCCTTATACTTCTGTCGGTAGGATGTGGTACGACCTTTCTAGCCAAGAGTATCAAGGTATTCATGAGAGTAGGCAGATTTTGAAAGATTGGCTGCTTTCCCTCGAAGCTTCCACTGGCGTACCCCTGTCAAGAACGATCTTAAGTGGATTTTCCCAGGGGGCAGCAATGACTTTGGATGTAGGATTAGGCTTACCTCTGGCGGGTTTAATCGCCTTAAGCGGGTATATGCATCCTCTCTCGCAACAATTAGATGAAGTTCCGCCAGTACTCATCGTGCATGGTAGGCAAGACACGGTCGTACCACTCAAAGCAGCCCAATACGCTAGAGATAACTTAATTGCCTTGGGTGCTGCCGTCCAGTACCAAGAATTTGACATGGGACACGAAATTCGCCCAGAAGTACTACCACTGATTCAGCAGTTTGTGAGAGCAAGGAGTGAGGAGTGA